In one Brienomyrus brachyistius isolate T26 chromosome 7, BBRACH_0.4, whole genome shotgun sequence genomic region, the following are encoded:
- the LOC125746770 gene encoding uncharacterized protein LOC125746770 isoform X8 produces MMALGVNLMVICLVVVHYTDVGRSAGIGFPVKCDLGAGSSGTSSGPSEVQVAKSTSGSKEGTASYLTGTVGSQSGQGSFQYVAVQPDSGPIGRYASTVFVDFGRVQGQVVSQQGLTGSQQLGSGQGYAGAQQQLYQGQTSAQQPGSKQSYTTAQQLASQQGLTGSQQLGSGQGYAGAQQQWSQALTSAQQPGSKQSYTTAQQLASQQGPTGSQQLGSGQGYAGAQQQWSQALTTAQQLASQQGLTSAQQPGSKQSYTTAQQLASQQGPTGSQQLGSGQGCAGAQQQWSQALTSAQQLASQQGLTGSQQLGSGQGYAGAQQQWSQALTTAQQLASQQGLTSAQQPGSKQSYTTAQQLASQQGLTGSQQLGSGQGYVGAQQQWSQGLTSAQQPGSKQSYTTAQQLTSQQGLTGSQQLGSGQGYAGAQQQWSQGQTSAQQPGSKQSYTTAQQLASQQGLTGSQQLGSGQGAVGAQQQWSQALTSAQQLASQQGPTGSQQLGSGQGYAGAQQQWSQALTTAQQLASQQGLTGSQQLGSGQGYAGAQQQWSQGQTSAQQPGSKQSYTTAQQLASQQGLTGSQQLGSGQGAVGAQQQWSQGLTTAQQQWSQGLTSAQQPGSKQSYTTAQQLASQQGPTGSQQLGSGQGYAGAQQQWSQALTTAQQLASQQGLTSAQQPGFKQSYSTAQQLASQQGLTGSQQLGSGQGCAGAQQQWSQALTSAQQLASQQGLTGSQQLGSGQGYAGAQQQWSQALTTAQQLASQQGLTSAQQPGSKQSYTTAQQLASQQGLTGSQQLGSGQGYVGAQQQWSQGQTSAQQPGSKQSYTTAQQLASQQGLTGSQQLGSGQGYVGAQQQWSQGLTSAQQPGSKQSYTTAQQLASQQGLTGSQQLGSGQGYVGAQQQWSQGQTSAQQPGSKQSYTTAQQLASQQGLTGSQQLGSGQGYAGAQQQWSQGLTSAQQPGSKQSYTTAQQLASQQGLTGSQQLGSGQGYAGAQQQWSQGLTSAQQPGSKQSYTTAQQLASQQGLTGSQQLGSGQGFAGAQQLASRQGNCSSWTLYQKGVGSQQDYPTDQGLVSQQGSGTAVSLVSGQTFGSIQGFGSQAAWSSGSAKGEYQLGSALAPSALNPGRG; encoded by the exons ATGATGGCGCTTGGAGTTAATTTAAT GGTGATTTGCTTGGTGGTTGTCCACTACACTGATGTGGGACGGA GCGCTGGCATTGGATTTCCTGTGAAATGCGACTTGGGTGCTGGGTCTTCTGGCACCAGCTCTGGTCCCAGTGAGGTGCAAGTGGCAAAAAGCACCTCTGGTTCTAAGGAAGGCACTGCATCATACTTAACTGGCACTGTAGGTTCCCAGAGTGGCCAAGGATCTTTCCAATATGTGGCAGTCCAGCCTGACTCTGGCCCTATTGGTAGATATGCTTCTACAGTATTTGTTGACTTCGGTAGGGTACAGGGGCAAGTAGTGTCCCAGCAAGGCCTAACTGGTTCCCAGCAGCTAGGATCAGGACAGGGTTATGCTGGTGCCCAGCAGCAATTATACCAAGGCCAAACCAGTGCCCAGCAAC CTGGTTCTAAGCAGAGCTACACCACtgcccagcagctggcctctcagCAAGGCCTAACTGGTTCCCAGCAGCTAGGCTCAGGACAGGGTTATGCTGGTGCCCAACAGCAATGGTCCCAGGCCTTAACCAGTGCCCAGCAAC CTGGTTCTAAGCAGAGCTACACCACTGCCCAACAGCTGGCATCTCAGCAAGGCCCAACTGGTTCCCAGCAACTAGGTTCAGGACAGGGTTATGCTGGTGCCCAGCAGCAATGGTCCCAAGCCTTAACCACtgcccagcagctggcctctcagCAAGGCCTAACCAGTGCCCAGCAAC CTGGTTCTAAGCAGAGCTACACCACTGCCCAACAGCTGGCATCTCAGCAAGGCCCAACTGGTTCCCAGCAACTAG GATCAGGACAGGGTTGTGCTGGTGCCCAGCAGCAATGGTCCCAGGCCTTAACCAGtgcccagcagctggcctctcagCAAGGCCTAACAGGTTCCCAGCAGCTAGGATCAGGACAGGGTTATGCTGGTGCCCAGCAGCAATGGTCCCAAGCCTTAACCACtgcccagcagctggcctctcagCAAGGCCTAACCAGTGCCCAGCAACCAGGTTCTAAGCAGAGCTACACCACTGCCCAGCAGCTGGCATCTCAGCAAGGCTTAACTGGTTCCCAGCAGCTAGGATCAGGACAGGGTTATGTTGGTGCCCAGCAGCAATGGTCCCAAGGCTTAACCAGTGCCCAGCAAC CTGGTTCTAAGCAGAGCTACACCACTGCCCAGCAGCTGACCTCTCAGCAAGGCCTAACTGGTTCCCAGCAGCTAGGATCAGGACAGGGTTATGCTGGTGCCCAGCAGCAATGGTCCCAAGGCCAAACCAGTGCCCAGCAACCTGGTTCTAAGCAGAGCTACACCACtgcccagcagctggcctctcagCAAGGCCTAACTGGTTCCCAGCAGCTAGGATCAGGACAGGGTGCTGTTGGTGCCCAGCAGCAATGGTCCCAGGCCTTAACCAGTGCCCAGCAGCTGGCATCTCAGCAAGGCCCAACTGGTTCCCAGCAACTAGGTTCAGGACAGGGTTATGCTGGTGCCCAGCAGCAATGGTCCCAAGCCTTAACCACtgcccagcagctggc CTCTCAGCAAGGCCTAACTGGTTCCCAGCAGCTAGGATCAGGACAGGGTTATGCTGGTGCCCAGCAGCAATGGTCCCAAGGCCAAACCAGTGCCCAGCAACCTGGTTCTAAGCAGAGCTACACCACtgcccagcagctggcctctcagCAAGGCCTAACTGGTTCCCAGCAGCTAGGATCAGGACAGGGTGCTGTTGGTGCCCAGCAGCAATGGTCCCAAGGCTTAACCACTGCCCAGCAGCAATGGTCCCAAGGCCTAACCAGTGCCCAGCAACCTGGTTCTAAGCAGAGCTACACCACTGCCCAACAGCTGGCATCTCAGCAAGGCCCAACTGGTTCCCAGCAACTAGGTTCAGGACAGGGTTATGCTGGTGCCCAGCAGCAATGGTCCCAAGCCTTAACCACtgcccagcagctggcctctcagCAAGGCCTAACCAGTGCCCAGCAACCTGGTTTTAAGCAGAGCTACTCCACtgcccagcagctggcctctcagCAAGGCCTAACTGGTTCCCAGCAGCTAGGATCAGGACAGGGTTGTGCTGGTGCCCAGCAGCAATGGTCCCAGGCCTTAACCAGtgcccagcagctggcctctcagCAAGGCCTAACAGGTTCCCAGCAGCTAGGATCAGGACAGGGTTATGCTGGTGCCCAGCAGCAATGGTCCCAAGCCTTAACCACTGCCCAGCAGCTCGCCTCTCAGCAAGGCCTAACCAGTGCCCAGCAACCTGGTTCTAAGCAGAGCTACACCACTGCCCAGCAGCTGGCATCTCAGCAAGGCCTAACTGGTTCCCAGCAGCTAGGATCAGGACAGGGTTATGTTGGTGCCCAGCAGCAATGGTCCCAAGGCCAAACCAGTGCCCAGCAACCTGGTTCTAAGCAGAGCTACACCACTGCCCAGCAGCTGGCATCTCAGCAAG GCCTAACTGGTTCCCAGCAGCTAGGATCAGGACAGGGTTATGTTGGTGCCCAGCAGCAATGGTCCCAAGGCTTAACCAGTGCCCAGCAACCTGGTTCTAAGCAGAGCTACACCACTGCCCAGCAGCTGGCATCTCAGCAAGGCCTAACTGGTTCCCAGCAGCTAGGATCAGGACAGGGTTATGTTGGTGCCCAGCAGCAATGGTCCCAAGGCCAAACCAGTGCCCAGCAACCTGGTTCTAAGCAGAGCTACACCACtgcccagcagctggcctctcagCAAG GCCTAACTGGTTCCCAGCAGCTAGGATCAGGACAGGGTTATGCTGGTGCCCAGCAGCAATGGTCCCAAGGCTTAACCAGTGCCCAGCAACCTGGTTCTAAGCAGAGCTACACCACTGCCCAGCAGCTGGCATCTCAGCAAGGCCTAACTGGTTCCCAGCAGCTAGGATCAGGACAGGGTTATGCTGGTGCCCAGCAGCAATGGTCCCAAGGCTTAACCAGTGCCCAGCAACCTGGTTCTAAGCAGAGCTATACCACTGCCCAGCAGCTGGCATCTCAGCAAGGCCTAACTGGTTCCCAGCAGCTAGGATCAGGACAGGGTTTTGCTGGtgcccagcagctggcctctcgGCAAGGCAACTGCAGTAGCTGGACCCTCTACCAGAAGGGTGTAGGGTCTCAGCAGGACTACCCCACTGACCAAGGCCTAGTATCCCAGCAGGGCTCTGGAACCGCAGTCAGTTTGGTTTCTGGCCAGACCTTTGGGTCTATTCAAGGCTTTGGTTCCCAGGCTGCCTGGAGTAGTGGGTCTGCAAAGGGAGAGTACCAGCTTGGCTCAGCCTTGGCTCCAAGTGCACTCAACCCTGGAAGAGGTTGA
- the LOC125746770 gene encoding uncharacterized protein LOC125746770 isoform X7 gives MMALGVNLMVICLVVVHYTDVGRSAGIGFPVKCDLGAGSSGTSSGPSEVQVAKSTSGSKEGTASYLTGTVGSQSGQGSFQYVAVQPDSGPIGRYASTVFVDFGRVQGQVVSQQGLTGSQQLGSGQGYAGAQQQLYQGQTSAQQPGSKQSYTTAQQLASQQGLTGSQQLGSGQGYAGAQQQWSQALTSAQQPGSKQSYTTAQQLASQQGPTGSQQLGSGQGYAGAQQQWSQALTTAQQLASQQGLTSAQQPGSKQSYTTAQQLASQQGPTGSQQLGSGQGCAGAQQQWSQALTSAQQLASQQGLTGSQQLGSGQGYAGAQQQWSQALTTAQQLASQQGLTSAQQPGSKQSYTTAQQLASQQGLTGSQQLGSGQGYVGAQQQWSQGLTSAQQPGSKQSYTTAQQLTSQQGLTGSQQLGSGQGYAGAQQQWSQGQTSAQQPGSKQSYTTAQQLASQQGLTGSQQLGSGQGAVGAQQQWSQALTSAQQLASQQGPTGSQQLGSGQGYAGAQQQWSQALTTAQQLASQQGLTGSQQLGSGQGYAGAQQQWSQGQTSAQQPGSKQSYTTAQQLASQQGLTGSQQLGSGQGAVGAQQQWSQGLTTAQQQWSQGLTSAQQPGSKQSYTTAQQLASQQGPTGSQQLGSGQGYAGAQQQWSQALTTAQQLASQQGLTSAQQPGFKQSYSTAQQLASQQGLTGSQQLGSGQGCAGAQQQWSQALTSAQQLASQQGLTGSQQLGSGQGYAGAQQQWSQALTTAQQLASQQGLTSAQQPGSKQSYTTAQQLASQQGLTGSQQLGSGQGYVGAQQQWSQGQTSAQQPGSKQSYTTAQQLASQQGLTGSQQLGSGQGYVGAQQQWSQGLTSAQQPGSKQSYTTAQQLASQQGLTGSQQLGSGQGYVGAQQQWSQGQTSAQQPGSKQSYTTAQQLASQQGLTGSQQLGSGQGYVGAQQQWSQGLTSAQQPGSKQSYTTAQQLASQQGLTGSQQLGSGQGYAGAQQQWSQGLTSAQQPGSKQSYTTAQQLASQQGLTGSQQLGSGQGFAGAQQLASRQGNCSSWTLYQKGVGSQQDYPTDQGLVSQQGSGTAVSLVSGQTFGSIQGFGSQAAWSSGSAKGEYQLGSALAPSALNPGRG, from the exons ATGATGGCGCTTGGAGTTAATTTAAT GGTGATTTGCTTGGTGGTTGTCCACTACACTGATGTGGGACGGA GCGCTGGCATTGGATTTCCTGTGAAATGCGACTTGGGTGCTGGGTCTTCTGGCACCAGCTCTGGTCCCAGTGAGGTGCAAGTGGCAAAAAGCACCTCTGGTTCTAAGGAAGGCACTGCATCATACTTAACTGGCACTGTAGGTTCCCAGAGTGGCCAAGGATCTTTCCAATATGTGGCAGTCCAGCCTGACTCTGGCCCTATTGGTAGATATGCTTCTACAGTATTTGTTGACTTCGGTAGGGTACAGGGGCAAGTAGTGTCCCAGCAAGGCCTAACTGGTTCCCAGCAGCTAGGATCAGGACAGGGTTATGCTGGTGCCCAGCAGCAATTATACCAAGGCCAAACCAGTGCCCAGCAAC CTGGTTCTAAGCAGAGCTACACCACtgcccagcagctggcctctcagCAAGGCCTAACTGGTTCCCAGCAGCTAGGCTCAGGACAGGGTTATGCTGGTGCCCAACAGCAATGGTCCCAGGCCTTAACCAGTGCCCAGCAAC CTGGTTCTAAGCAGAGCTACACCACTGCCCAACAGCTGGCATCTCAGCAAGGCCCAACTGGTTCCCAGCAACTAGGTTCAGGACAGGGTTATGCTGGTGCCCAGCAGCAATGGTCCCAAGCCTTAACCACtgcccagcagctggcctctcagCAAGGCCTAACCAGTGCCCAGCAAC CTGGTTCTAAGCAGAGCTACACCACTGCCCAACAGCTGGCATCTCAGCAAGGCCCAACTGGTTCCCAGCAACTAG GATCAGGACAGGGTTGTGCTGGTGCCCAGCAGCAATGGTCCCAGGCCTTAACCAGtgcccagcagctggcctctcagCAAGGCCTAACAGGTTCCCAGCAGCTAGGATCAGGACAGGGTTATGCTGGTGCCCAGCAGCAATGGTCCCAAGCCTTAACCACtgcccagcagctggcctctcagCAAGGCCTAACCAGTGCCCAGCAACCAGGTTCTAAGCAGAGCTACACCACTGCCCAGCAGCTGGCATCTCAGCAAGGCTTAACTGGTTCCCAGCAGCTAGGATCAGGACAGGGTTATGTTGGTGCCCAGCAGCAATGGTCCCAAGGCTTAACCAGTGCCCAGCAAC CTGGTTCTAAGCAGAGCTACACCACTGCCCAGCAGCTGACCTCTCAGCAAGGCCTAACTGGTTCCCAGCAGCTAGGATCAGGACAGGGTTATGCTGGTGCCCAGCAGCAATGGTCCCAAGGCCAAACCAGTGCCCAGCAACCTGGTTCTAAGCAGAGCTACACCACtgcccagcagctggcctctcagCAAGGCCTAACTGGTTCCCAGCAGCTAGGATCAGGACAGGGTGCTGTTGGTGCCCAGCAGCAATGGTCCCAGGCCTTAACCAGTGCCCAGCAGCTGGCATCTCAGCAAGGCCCAACTGGTTCCCAGCAACTAGGTTCAGGACAGGGTTATGCTGGTGCCCAGCAGCAATGGTCCCAAGCCTTAACCACtgcccagcagctggc CTCTCAGCAAGGCCTAACTGGTTCCCAGCAGCTAGGATCAGGACAGGGTTATGCTGGTGCCCAGCAGCAATGGTCCCAAGGCCAAACCAGTGCCCAGCAACCTGGTTCTAAGCAGAGCTACACCACtgcccagcagctggcctctcagCAAGGCCTAACTGGTTCCCAGCAGCTAGGATCAGGACAGGGTGCTGTTGGTGCCCAGCAGCAATGGTCCCAAGGCTTAACCACTGCCCAGCAGCAATGGTCCCAAGGCCTAACCAGTGCCCAGCAACCTGGTTCTAAGCAGAGCTACACCACTGCCCAACAGCTGGCATCTCAGCAAGGCCCAACTGGTTCCCAGCAACTAGGTTCAGGACAGGGTTATGCTGGTGCCCAGCAGCAATGGTCCCAAGCCTTAACCACtgcccagcagctggcctctcagCAAGGCCTAACCAGTGCCCAGCAACCTGGTTTTAAGCAGAGCTACTCCACtgcccagcagctggcctctcagCAAGGCCTAACTGGTTCCCAGCAGCTAGGATCAGGACAGGGTTGTGCTGGTGCCCAGCAGCAATGGTCCCAGGCCTTAACCAGtgcccagcagctggcctctcagCAAGGCCTAACAGGTTCCCAGCAGCTAGGATCAGGACAGGGTTATGCTGGTGCCCAGCAGCAATGGTCCCAAGCCTTAACCACTGCCCAGCAGCTCGCCTCTCAGCAAGGCCTAACCAGTGCCCAGCAACCTGGTTCTAAGCAGAGCTACACCACTGCCCAGCAGCTGGCATCTCAGCAAGGCCTAACTGGTTCCCAGCAGCTAGGATCAGGACAGGGTTATGTTGGTGCCCAGCAGCAATGGTCCCAAGGCCAAACCAGTGCCCAGCAACCTGGTTCTAAGCAGAGCTACACCACTGCCCAGCAGCTGGCATCTCAGCAAG GCCTAACTGGTTCCCAGCAGCTAGGATCAGGACAGGGTTATGTTGGTGCCCAGCAGCAATGGTCCCAAGGCTTAACCAGTGCCCAGCAACCTGGTTCTAAGCAGAGCTACACCACTGCCCAGCAGCTGGCATCTCAGCAAGGCCTAACTGGTTCCCAGCAGCTAGGATCAGGACAGGGTTATGTTGGTGCCCAGCAGCAATGGTCCCAAGGCCAAACCAGTGCCCAGCAACCTGGTTCTAAGCAGAGCTACACCACtgcccagcagctggcctctcagCAAGGCCTAACTGGTTCCCAGCAGCTAGGATCAGGACAGGGTTATGTTGGTGCCCAGCAGCAATGGTCCCAAG GCTTAACCAGTGCCCAGCAACCTGGTTCTAAGCAGAGCTACACCACTGCCCAGCAGCTGGCATCTCAGCAAGGCCTAACTGGTTCCCAGCAGCTAGGATCAGGACAGGGTTATGCTGGTGCCCAGCAGCAATGGTCCCAAGGCTTAACCAGTGCCCAGCAACCTGGTTCTAAGCAGAGCTATACCACTGCCCAGCAGCTGGCATCTCAGCAAGGCCTAACTGGTTCCCAGCAGCTAGGATCAGGACAGGGTTTTGCTGGtgcccagcagctggcctctcgGCAAGGCAACTGCAGTAGCTGGACCCTCTACCAGAAGGGTGTAGGGTCTCAGCAGGACTACCCCACTGACCAAGGCCTAGTATCCCAGCAGGGCTCTGGAACCGCAGTCAGTTTGGTTTCTGGCCAGACCTTTGGGTCTATTCAAGGCTTTGGTTCCCAGGCTGCCTGGAGTAGTGGGTCTGCAAAGGGAGAGTACCAGCTTGGCTCAGCCTTGGCTCCAAGTGCACTCAACCCTGGAAGAGGTTGA
- the LOC125746770 gene encoding uncharacterized protein LOC125746770 isoform X17: protein MMALGVNLMVICLVVVHYTDVGRSAGIGFPVKCDLGAGSSGTSSGPSEVQVAKSTSGSKEGTASYLTGTVGSQSGQGSFQYVAVQPDSGPIGRYASTVFVDFGRVQGQVVSQQGLTGSQQLGSGQGYAGAQQQLYQGQTSAQQPGSKQSYTTAQQLASQQGLTGSQQLGSGQGYAGAQQQWSQALTSAQQPGSKQSYTTAQQLASQQGPTGSQQLGSGQGYAGAQQQWSQALTTAQQLASQQGLTSAQQPGSKQSYTTAQQLASQQGPTGSQQLGSGQGCAGAQQQWSQALTSAQQLASQQGLTGSQQLGSGQGYAGAQQQWSQALTTAQQLASQQGLTSAQQPGSKQSYTTAQQLASQQGLTGSQQLGSGQGYVGAQQQWSQGLTSAQQPGSKQSYTTAQQLTSQQGLTGSQQLGSGQGYAGAQQQWSQGQTSAQQPGSKQSYTTAQQLASQQGLTGSQQLGSGQGYAGAQQQWSQGQTSAQQPGSKQSYTTAQQLASQQGLTGSQQLGSGQGAVGAQQQWSQGLTTAQQQWSQGLTSAQQPGSKQSYTTAQQLASQQGPTGSQQLGSGQGYAGAQQQWSQALTTAQQLASQQGLTSAQQPGFKQSYSTAQQLASQQGLTGSQQLGSGQGCAGAQQQWSQALTSAQQLASQQGLTGSQQLGSGQGYAGAQQQWSQALTTAQQLASQQGLTSAQQPGSKQSYTTAQQLASQQGLTGSQQLGSGQGYVGAQQQWSQGQTSAQQPGSKQSYTTAQQLASQQGLTGSQQLGSGQGYVGAQQQWSQGLTSAQQPGSKQSYTTAQQLASQQGLTGSQQLGSGQGYVGAQQQWSQGQTSAQQPGSKQSYTTAQQLASQQGLTGSQQLGSGQGYVGAQQQWSQGLTTAQQLASQQGLTGSQQLGSGQGYAGAQQQWSQGLTSAQQPGSKQSYTTAQQLASQQGLTGSQQLGSGQGYAGAQQQWSQGLTSAQQPGSKQSYTTAQQLASQQGLTGSQQLGSGQGFAGAQQLASRQGNCSSWTLYQKGVGSQQDYPTDQGLVSQQGSGTAVSLVSGQTFGSIQGFGSQAAWSSGSAKGEYQLGSALAPSALNPGRG, encoded by the exons ATGATGGCGCTTGGAGTTAATTTAAT GGTGATTTGCTTGGTGGTTGTCCACTACACTGATGTGGGACGGA GCGCTGGCATTGGATTTCCTGTGAAATGCGACTTGGGTGCTGGGTCTTCTGGCACCAGCTCTGGTCCCAGTGAGGTGCAAGTGGCAAAAAGCACCTCTGGTTCTAAGGAAGGCACTGCATCATACTTAACTGGCACTGTAGGTTCCCAGAGTGGCCAAGGATCTTTCCAATATGTGGCAGTCCAGCCTGACTCTGGCCCTATTGGTAGATATGCTTCTACAGTATTTGTTGACTTCGGTAGGGTACAGGGGCAAGTAGTGTCCCAGCAAGGCCTAACTGGTTCCCAGCAGCTAGGATCAGGACAGGGTTATGCTGGTGCCCAGCAGCAATTATACCAAGGCCAAACCAGTGCCCAGCAAC CTGGTTCTAAGCAGAGCTACACCACtgcccagcagctggcctctcagCAAGGCCTAACTGGTTCCCAGCAGCTAGGCTCAGGACAGGGTTATGCTGGTGCCCAACAGCAATGGTCCCAGGCCTTAACCAGTGCCCAGCAAC CTGGTTCTAAGCAGAGCTACACCACTGCCCAACAGCTGGCATCTCAGCAAGGCCCAACTGGTTCCCAGCAACTAGGTTCAGGACAGGGTTATGCTGGTGCCCAGCAGCAATGGTCCCAAGCCTTAACCACtgcccagcagctggcctctcagCAAGGCCTAACCAGTGCCCAGCAAC CTGGTTCTAAGCAGAGCTACACCACTGCCCAACAGCTGGCATCTCAGCAAGGCCCAACTGGTTCCCAGCAACTAG GATCAGGACAGGGTTGTGCTGGTGCCCAGCAGCAATGGTCCCAGGCCTTAACCAGtgcccagcagctggcctctcagCAAGGCCTAACAGGTTCCCAGCAGCTAGGATCAGGACAGGGTTATGCTGGTGCCCAGCAGCAATGGTCCCAAGCCTTAACCACtgcccagcagctggcctctcagCAAGGCCTAACCAGTGCCCAGCAACCAGGTTCTAAGCAGAGCTACACCACTGCCCAGCAGCTGGCATCTCAGCAAGGCTTAACTGGTTCCCAGCAGCTAGGATCAGGACAGGGTTATGTTGGTGCCCAGCAGCAATGGTCCCAAGGCTTAACCAGTGCCCAGCAAC CTGGTTCTAAGCAGAGCTACACCACTGCCCAGCAGCTGACCTCTCAGCAAGGCCTAACTGGTTCCCAGCAGCTAGGATCAGGACAGGGTTATGCTGGTGCCCAGCAGCAATGGTCCCAAGGCCAAACCAGTGCCCAGCAACCTGGTTCTAAGCAGAGCTACACCACtgcccagcagctggc CTCTCAGCAAGGCCTAACTGGTTCCCAGCAGCTAGGATCAGGACAGGGTTATGCTGGTGCCCAGCAGCAATGGTCCCAAGGCCAAACCAGTGCCCAGCAACCTGGTTCTAAGCAGAGCTACACCACtgcccagcagctggcctctcagCAAGGCCTAACTGGTTCCCAGCAGCTAGGATCAGGACAGGGTGCTGTTGGTGCCCAGCAGCAATGGTCCCAAGGCTTAACCACTGCCCAGCAGCAATGGTCCCAAGGCCTAACCAGTGCCCAGCAACCTGGTTCTAAGCAGAGCTACACCACTGCCCAACAGCTGGCATCTCAGCAAGGCCCAACTGGTTCCCAGCAACTAGGTTCAGGACAGGGTTATGCTGGTGCCCAGCAGCAATGGTCCCAAGCCTTAACCACtgcccagcagctggcctctcagCAAGGCCTAACCAGTGCCCAGCAACCTGGTTTTAAGCAGAGCTACTCCACtgcccagcagctggcctctcagCAAGGCCTAACTGGTTCCCAGCAGCTAGGATCAGGACAGGGTTGTGCTGGTGCCCAGCAGCAATGGTCCCAGGCCTTAACCAGtgcccagcagctggcctctcagCAAGGCCTAACAGGTTCCCAGCAGCTAGGATCAGGACAGGGTTATGCTGGTGCCCAGCAGCAATGGTCCCAAGCCTTAACCACTGCCCAGCAGCTCGCCTCTCAGCAAGGCCTAACCAGTGCCCAGCAACCTGGTTCTAAGCAGAGCTACACCACTGCCCAGCAGCTGGCATCTCAGCAAGGCCTAACTGGTTCCCAGCAGCTAGGATCAGGACAGGGTTATGTTGGTGCCCAGCAGCAATGGTCCCAAGGCCAAACCAGTGCCCAGCAACCTGGTTCTAAGCAGAGCTACACCACTGCCCAGCAGCTGGCATCTCAGCAAG GCCTAACTGGTTCCCAGCAGCTAGGATCAGGACAGGGTTATGTTGGTGCCCAGCAGCAATGGTCCCAAGGCTTAACCAGTGCCCAGCAACCTGGTTCTAAGCAGAGCTACACCACTGCCCAGCAGCTGGCATCTCAGCAAGGCCTAACTGGTTCCCAGCAGCTAGGATCAGGACAGGGTTATGTTGGTGCCCAGCAGCAATGGTCCCAAGGCCAAACCAGTGCCCAGCAACCTGGTTCTAAGCAGAGCTACACCACtgcccagcagctggcctctcagCAAGGCCTAACTGGTTCCCAGCAGCTAGGATCAGGACAGGGTTATGTTGGTGCCCAGCAGCAATGGTCCCAAGGCTTAACCACTGCCCAGCAGCTGGCATCTCAGCAAGGCCTAACTGGTTCCCAGCAGCTAGGATCAGGACAGGGTTATGCTGGTGCCCAGCAGCAATGGTCCCAAGGCTTAACCAGTGCCCAGCAACCTGGTTCTAAGCAGAGCTACACCACTGCCCAGCAGCTGGCATCTCAGCAAGGCCTAACTGGTTCCCAGCAGCTAGGATCAGGACAGGGTTATGCTGGTGCCCAGCAGCAATGGTCCCAAGGCTTAACCAGTGCCCAGCAACCTGGTTCTAAGCAGAGCTATACCACTGCCCAGCAGCTGGCATCTCAGCAAGGCCTAACTGGTTCCCAGCAGCTAGGATCAGGACAGGGTTTTGCTGGtgcccagcagctggcctctcgGCAAGGCAACTGCAGTAGCTGGACCCTCTACCAGAAGGGTGTAGGGTCTCAGCAGGACTACCCCACTGACCAAGGCCTAGTATCCCAGCAGGGCTCTGGAACCGCAGTCAGTTTGGTTTCTGGCCAGACCTTTGGGTCTATTCAAGGCTTTGGTTCCCAGGCTGCCTGGAGTAGTGGGTCTGCAAAGGGAGAGTACCAGCTTGGCTCAGCCTTGGCTCCAAGTGCACTCAACCCTGGAAGAGGTTGA